In a genomic window of Diabrotica undecimpunctata isolate CICGRU chromosome 2, icDiaUnde3, whole genome shotgun sequence:
- the LOC140433910 gene encoding protein FAM200C-like: protein MLSPEAVEKISKVPLSNDTVHRRILDMSIDIQSNVREVLANTQFALQLDESTDISGKAQLISFVRFVYGPEIIEQFLLCRELETTTTGADIFSTVDTFF from the coding sequence ATGTTAAGCCCGGAAGCTGTTGAAAAAATATCAAAGGTACCTTTATCAAATGACACAGTCCATCGACGTATATTAGATATGTCAATCGATATTCAAAGTAATGTTAGGGAGGTATTGGCAAATACACAATTTGCTTTACAACTGGACGAAAGCACGGACATTTCGGGAAAGGCCCAATTGATATCTTTTGTAAGATTTGTGTACGGACCGGAAATTATTGAACAGTTTCTATTATGCCGTGAATTGGAAACAACAACCACTGGAGCTGATATATTTTCTACTGTTGACACCTTCTTTTAG
- the LOC140433909 gene encoding uncharacterized protein, whose product MRKKQVEVLAFIGVTKKAVPPRNVSSRQENYVERWPMSRLPTRDLESERQILYLDETWFDTHDVPKYDWVDSSGRCTTKVSSNKEKGITIIDAGTKNGFIPNALALSFINIKDSRVDYHNDTTSELFENWCSTKLLPSIPPNSVIVMDNASYHSRRLIKFHVLMTQNVESRNICRKIIYYEDNYSKQQLLETLKSLSIRKQYYCDSLAKEMGNTVLRLPPYYCLFNPIEHIWHERKASVRRNNVSLILTSSVGRLIELEMEKITNDCWKTTDRLLKETIIIDLHNGSDSETDLTM is encoded by the exons ATGAGAAAGAAGCAAGTGGAAGTACTAGCATTTATTGGAGTTACCAAAAAGGCTGTTCCACCGAGAAATGTTTCATCAAGACAAGAAAATTACGTAGAACGTTGGCCGATGTCGAGATTGCCTACACGTGACTT AGAAAGTGAAAGACAAATTCTTTATCTGGATGAGACGTGGTTTGACACCCATGACGTTCCAAAATATGATTGGGTAGATTCTTCTGGTCGCTGTACAACAAAAGTTTCATCAAATAAAGAAAAAGGTATAACAATAATCGATGCAGGaacaaaaaatggttttatacCTAATGCTTTAGCCTTGTCATTCATAAACATTAAGGACTCCCGCGTTGACTATCATAATGACACCACGTCAGAACTATTTGAAAACTGGTGTTCAACGAAGCTATTGCCAAGTATACCACCAAACAGTgtaattgtgatggacaatgccaGCTACCACAGTCGTAGGCTGATAAAGTTTCATGTTCTAATGACACAAAACGTAGAATCCAGAAATATATGCAGGAAAATAATATATTATGAAGATAATTATTCTAAACAACAATTACTTGAAACTTTAAAATCATTGTCCatcagaaaacaatattattgcgaCAGTTTGGCGAAAGAAATGGGTAATACAGTATTAagacttcctccttactattgcCTGTTTAATCCTATTGAACACATATGGCATGAGCGAAAAGCATCGGTAAGGAGAAATAATGTTTCGCTTATCCTAACTTCATCTGTGGGTCGTCTAATTGAATTAGAAATGGAAAAAATAACCAATGACTGCTGGAAAACTACAGATAggttgctcaaagaaacaattattatagatctACATAACGGCAGTGATAGTGAAACTGACTTgaccatgtaa